The nucleotide sequence GAGCACACAACCCACCTTTATTGCTGCTAGTAAAGATTATTTGCTGTTTATAGCAGAGTTTTGTCTCCCGTGAGACAGATGAAGTGTGCAGCTAGCGTGAAGCTCCTGAGTCAGACTGAAGTACCAATGAACTCGTCCTGGATCACTCAGCCTCATGGCAGGGGCTGCATCCAAGTGGTCCGAGGCTGatgctggggctggcagggagcaTCTTCCACCTGTCACTCCAGAGTGACTTCATTTATGTGCAAGGGTTGGCTTTTCAatcagcagaaagaagaaaagccatgCCTGAATATATAGGAATTAAATCTCAGAGGGGTGTGTCTGCGTCAACAAGATCTCCTTTCAGTGCTGATGCGACAACACTTAAGGATGGGTTTGACAATGTCTGAGTGCTCTGTTGTCCAAAAGCCGGTGGGATTCGAGGGGCAGCCCTCCCAGCAAGGACTGGAACAAGGTTTCCTTTTCTCAGCCCTCTGCCCTTGAGTTCCTCTTGCATCCAGAAATATCTCTTGCAGCCTCCCCACTTGTGGCCAGATAACTGCTTAGGTCTGGctagagaaaaatgaaactgtggGTCTGTCCCCCAGGAGACACCGTGACCAGCTCTGGGCCACCCCTGCCCCCCCGCCGCCTGGCCCCCCGCCAGACCCGCCTGGCCTTTGTGCTGGAGGCTGTTGCTCCGAACATTTCAACCTTCCATTTCCCGTCATAAATCAGTTTGCTGCTCTGCAAACTTGTTGAACGGTGCATTTTACCGAAATCCACGCCGGCAACCATTTGTTGTGAGAGTGAGAACCAAATTTTACACTGTCTCTGTTGTGAGGTCCTTATTTCACCGGGCAGTATTTGGAAAATAACCTGGGAACGATATCTGTGGCATCTGGGGTTGGAGAATAAACAATTTGCTGAAAcccctctgccttctttcccctgACACTTTGGGCAAACAACCTCTCACCCTTGCTCCACGTCCCTCGGCCctttgtccccctgtcccagaGTCATCTGCGTCCCTCTgcctatatatatgtatatatacatgaGGTCCCAAAGCACTGCACTCCACATGCAAACACCAGCAAAACTGCtatcatttgcattttatttcattgcaaTCACCCACATAAGGCTGCCTGGGTTAGCTGCAACTTGCTTTTCTCAGCTTTGCAGGCCTGAGCTCTTGGCTGGATGTTGCTGAAGCTGGACAGGAGAAGCTCAGTCAAGAGAACAAAtgtcaaaaatgtatttctaacatgtgtcctccttttttctttctgcagcccGGGGCAGCCTCCAGCCGTGGTCACAGGGCGTCATCGCAGTGATTGTGTTTCTAGTCCTGGTGGCCATCGCTTTCATGGTCAATAAGTTCTGGTGTAAGGAGAAAGTGTAAGTGTGGGAGCCTTGGGAGTTGCTTCAGTTTGGACTTAGCTGCCTCTCACGGGTCACTTCCAACCacctctgtcccctcccagggctgggaaagcAGGATTGCTGCCAGGCAGGGAGAGCAAAGACTCCCTGTCCTGGTCTGCTTGTCCTCTTCTCGCTGTCCTGCTCTCTGCTCCCTGTTACTTATTGCCCGGTGTGagttcacagagtcacagaatcccagaatgtcaggggttggaagggccctggaaagctcatccagtgcaatccccccatggagcaggaacacccagatgaggttacacaggaaggtgtccaggcgggttggaatgtctgcagagaaggagactccacaacccccctgggcagcctgggccaggctctgacaccctcactgggaacaagtttcttctcaaatttaaggggaacctcttgtgttccagtttgaacccattaccccttgtcctgtcattggttgtcagtgagaagagcctggctccatcctcctgacactccccctttccatattgatccccatgaatgagtcccccctcagtctcctcttgtccagctccagagccccagctccctcagcctttcctcacacgggagatgctccactcccttcagcatcttggtggctgcgctggactctctccagcagttccctgtcctgctggaactgaggggccacagctggacacaatattccaggtgtggtctccccagggcagagcagaggggcaggagaacctctctgacctactgaccacccccttctaatacgcccccttctaatacatcccCGCTGCTCCCCATGCAAGGACACCCCCAAACAGAGCACTCAGGTGCTACTGCAAGAatgacagcagagctgcagcatcaGGGCTGGTTTACACGGTTGTATGTTTTGAGGGGCTGACCTGATCCTGGTTCCTTAtagatttgggggtgcagttcTCAGGTGCCTTATGTCCAtgggaaaatgttttatttgcaaaGCAGATGGAGCCAAGTCAGCAGAAGGCACAGACAGGAGCTGGGAGAAGATGGAACCTGCAGCACAGGCAAAACAGGTGGCCTCACCCAGCAGAAGAAAGTTGTACAGGGCTGGTCACCTCTTGCCCACTGCTGGCCCAGCAAAGCCACAGGTGGCCGCTCCTGCTCAGCCGACCCAGGCTAACTGGTTAAGTTGCAGTAACTTGATCTTGAATCCAAGCCCAAAGTCAACAGAGGTTGAAGATCAAAAATACCCTGTAGCTTGGTTCTCAGAGCTGGTGCTTTGGGCTTTGTACCCAAATGTGCTGGAGTCTTGCATCTGCACATCCCTACGGCCTCTCCAAGCTGAGGAGGTGGGGGCTTGAAGTGTACCCCAATGCTCAGCAGGTTGAATTCTGCCCAAGATGCATTTCAAGGGGGCCCTTTGGGATGCATTCAGGGCTAATACATAATgcaatatgtatatatatatatatatatatatatatatatatatttatactgtCTGATTTGCAGCTACGCTTTTTGTTTCCCAAAGAGGAACCTTTGTCCTCAAACTGGGGGAACCTCCCACCCACAGAGCAGGTGACATGACGGTGTTCCCTACTTCTGCCTGTGTCCAGCTGCCTCTTCCCAGCCCAGAGGCAGAGGATGCTGAGGAGGGCTTGAGGCGGGTTTGCAGCTTGTTTTAATTAATCTGGCCTCTCTTCAGAAGAGCCAGGAGCGAGGCTCAGCAGCCTGGCACGCTGCCAGCTCTGCGCTGTCACTGTGACAGCAGCTATCAGCTTAAGCCACTGCCTGTTTATGCCATTTTGTTCCTCGAAAAGCCTCCCAAATCGTCCTTGAGTGAGTGCTGGAGGAGGCAGGGATGTGCACATGGGGAGAACCTGCACCCACCCACCATGGCTAAACCCTCCCAGTACCATTCAGCTCACAGGTTTGCTCAAGAGCTGAGCTTTTAGGCTCTGACTCAGGTTGAACACCCAGTCCCTGCCCCACAGTTACTTCTGCGAGTGATCCAGACTCACATCTGAGAGGAAGCCCTGGGTTTTGCACACACggatgtgcatgtgtgtacCACTCCTGCTCCAGGGCTGTGGCTCCTATTTTGCAACAGATTACATAGAAAAGACTGGAAAAACCAGTTAGAGGGAGAAAACAATCCCCCATATTGACAAATGAGTCTTGCTGACTGCCAGCCTGGCACTGGCAGTACCAGCAATTGATGTCCAGGCACAGTCCCTGCAAACCTGCCGTGAAGACGCCCATGTCCTGCTGGGAAGGGGGCTGAGCCAGGTGTCCAAGGCCACGATCAAACATCCAGGTCCTTTATTGTCTTCGTGGTGTTGGAGCAGTTCCTTCCTCTGCGCTGTCACTGTCATGAGCTGatccctggcacagcccctctGTTGCTCTGTTTCAACTCCTCTGTTGTTCTTCTTCTGCAGGGAGAACGTTGAGACAGTGGTGAGTGTTGAGGGCAAGCACGAGGCTGTCATGTCCAATGGCCACGAAGGGAGATATGTAACTACGGCAGCTGACTTCAGGTGAAGTACTTGCTCAGAACCCCCTCCCTCTGGCTCCTGGACTCTGCTCCATCCCCCTAGGGATGGCTTGGACATACAGAGCCACAGCCTGTCCCACTCAGGGTCTCCCATGTCCCACATACCTGGTTTTGGGGCTTTTATCCTCTTCAAGGGCTAAGGAGAAGGTGGTGAGGGAGTATCCCCTCCTCCCCAGTCTCTCTCTGTCCCTGCAACTGAGTCCTGTGGTCCATCCACCACCTCACAACCTGCTACCCCACATTTTTCTTATGTTACATCAGATTTTTCAAGTAAAGCAATCCACCAAGAGTGGCCATAGATCACCATGCAGATGCTGACTGTCAAAACAGTCCTCACTAGAAATCAGAGCAATTCCCACCCCAGGTTTGCCTGTCCTCCTGGCAGCGGGGCCCTTACCACCCTCCCCACCTTGCCCCTTGCTCAATGCACAGCTGGCACCAGCAAATTCAGGGTACTGGCTGTGGCTTTGGGGATGCTGATCTTGCTGGGGGTGAGCTCACCGCTGTGCTTCTCCCTCCTGTCACAGGTCCAAAGAGAGCCAGCACGCCTACGAGAACGTCCTGGAGCCCGAGGAGAGGGTGATCACCACCGCCATGTAGCAGGTGTCCCGGATGACCACTGTCTTTCCTCCTCTCACTCTGCTTCCTGCCGTCCTGCCGTTGTGACGAGCATTTTTGCACCAGCATCCCCCATGCACGGGAGCTCCCCAACTTCTCCACGGCTCCACCATCTCCTGACCTTTTACCTTGCCACCTGCAGGACATGCTTTTCTGCCCTGGGGGCTGGTGTTCATGCAGGTATCAGTCCCCAGGAGAGGTCCAGAGGTGCCACTTCTGCCCGGTACTCACCTCAGCTGGTTGGTGAGGCTGACATCCCCAGTCTCAGGGGGTGCTGACCTGCTCCAGACATGGAGGGGTCCCCACTGGGTGCCTGAGACCTCCTCGCATCCCCAGCCACCCTCCAGGGATGTGCTGATGGAAAACCTGTCCTCTTCTCCCCATTTCAGCCTCCTTTTTATGACCTACACCACGTGTTTTAATGGCAGAACGAACCTTCTCCCCTGTATATATTTTCCCTGTGAGCAATAAAGAGAATTGTTGCCCACAGGACAGCAAAGAGGGTCATTTTGCTAATCACCCAAAGGACTTTCTGGTATCTCACAATGCTCCCGGCCTTCGGGCAGTTCAGGAGGGGAAGAATATCAGGGGAAGGCAATGTGGGGGTGGGAAAGGTACTTAGACAGAGGTCAGCACCCTCATCTGCCCTGTAATTCCTCCTGGGTACAATCTGTCTCTTATTTCCTTGCTTAGATGAAGCCAAAACCACTTTTGCACGTGCCTGTGTGTTaacaggagagaaaagggagggtttttttttgcttgatgtTTGGACAACCCCAGAGCCATGAAGGTCCATATGGGGAGGTGAGCATCATTCCCCTCCATTCTCCTCATGGAGAAATTGAGGCACAAAACCGACCCAGCACTTCCCAGCACTGCTTGATGGGTGAAAGTCAGTGCTCTCTGAATCCCACCAGCTACAAGGTGCAGAGACAGAGCCAAGTGGGGACCAttcccagggctgggagctgggaaagGCAATCAGCTACTGATGTTGCTAGGGTGTGGATGGGGGCTGCTCTGGGAGGTGCTGGCTCTCCCTGCGGCAACCAGCCATGGGGTGTCCTGCTTCTGACATGCCATTCATTAACTAAGGTCAGTTTTTTCTTGCggtggggacagtgctgggacCACCATGGAAGCAATGAGTGTTCCCAAGCTGCAGTGACTGCAAATTGACATGAGAGACCTGTAACACCTTGGCCTTCCCTGGGACATCGGTTGCCCAAGCAGCTTGCAGGATCCTGCACCTGAGCAGTGAGGAAAGGGTTAAGAGGTTCTGCAATCAAGGGCAGCACAAGGGCTGCAGGTGGAGCAGGACTGGGAATTGTGGGATGGGGTTTATAAGAGGGGCATTTTTAGCAGTACTTGGGTTTGAGGTTCTGCTGTGCAAATGTAAGGGGAAAGATGTGACTGGATAACAACAGGTCTCTGAGCTACCTCTTGCTTTCTGATGAGTATTGAGGTAAGGGAAAACATCAGACCTGCTGTGAAACAGCACCTGTGGTAGGTTTGGGTCTGTGGGAGCACTGGTCTGTGTTCAGGAGGTGCTTTGGAAAGCCATTTTTTAGACAGAGATGACTGAAACAGGCAGCTGGGCTgttggggctgggggtgctgctttGCCTTTCACTAGCAGAGCTCTTGCTCTGAGAATTTCAACCCTGAATGGGCTTCCCTGCTGCAAGGGCTGTTCCTTGCTCCTCTGTGTTTGCTGGTGTCCTTAGAACCCCTGAGCTGGGAGAGGTGCTGCCTAGCATGGTGTGGGCAGAGGGCTTGCAAAATGCCCAGTTTTCCTAAGCCACCAAAACCTGCTTCAGTATTCCTTGAAGTGAAGCTGTAATAGTTTAGACGGGGAGCTCAGCCCAAAATGGGCCACTTCCCACTGCTGGGAGTCCTCTGGACTGGAGctgggggctggagctgctgtgttTCCCACAGGTGAATGTGTTAACCTCACTAGTGGGAGATGACATACAAATGACATTAAAACAGGAGCCTTCCAGTAATAGGCCCACCCTAAAAGGCATCTCCCTGAAAAGCTTCACGTAGGCAAACGTTTCAAAAATGCCCTCAAGTCTCAGCATTGAGAAATCGCAGCTTCAGTTGAGAAATTGCATGGGggtagaagaaaacaggcagaagGGTTTGAGGGGTCAAGCCCTGTGGTGTGGAGACATGACGGCTGTTGTCGTCAGCATCACGGCAGAGCTAGTCCCTTCTACCACCTTCCCTTGGGCAACTGGAGGCTGAGCCAGCCCTAGGCTGGACCCTGGACGTCCCCATTCGTGCCCCCAATGGATGCTCCTCCCCAGACTTTTCTCTCGCAGGTACTAAACATCGTGCAGGTTTGGGAACAACAAGCTCCCGGTGCTGGGTGGTAATGCTTGGCTCAGCAGGGTTTCGGGAGGATTAGTCATCGTGCCTTCCTGCGGTGTCAGCACTCAGGCTGGGGGTGTGGCGAGAGGAGGGGAACCCATTAATTTTTACCTCTTGGTTGCAAAAGGAGTTAGAAATAGCATCCTTATCATGAGTAACAGTGGGATTTCATTCCCTGCCCTGTCCACACCCTGAATATGTGATGAATGCCCGGCTTGTTGACTGGCAGTGTGGGTTTGGAAgagagctgtgctgggggctCTGTGGGTCATTTTCCCTATGAATCCCTCCTGTGTTTGTAGATGAGGCTTTACCACTGTGTGTTTTGGGCTAGCCCAAGGACCTTGGTGCTTGGTCTTATCCCAGACAGGGCCCCTTCAAAGTTCACTTTCCCGGGGAAAACATCTTTTGCCATCTTTTGCAAGAGCCAATGTGTTACCTCCCTGGTGACATCTCACCTCCACGCAGTCCATGATGCTgacctgcctcagtttcccttgtCCATCAAGCATGACCCGAGGATGTCTGTGTGAAGTTGGCTGCCTTCTTTTGAGCCATGCAGCCATCTCGCGGCTGCTTCTTGGTGTGATcctaaaaagaacaaaagggaGCGAGCATAAATGAAATTTATTGTTGGAAAATCTTAATTAGATTTTAAGCCCCAAAGGGAGAAAAGTGAGGTATTATCTGACACAGCTAATGAGTGTTAAGGGTCCATTGTTATATTTCTTGTTTACCTTTCTGTGCTGGCTGATACAGCCCGGATCCTCGCCTGTACTGCCATAATTAGGATATCTCATCTCTCGCTGATAGGGTCGGGGATGCTGTTTAAAGCACAATGCTGTCTCATCCCTCCCCGGCAGAATGAGTGTGATTGGGAAGGCAACTTCTGGCATTCCAGTGCTCATGCCTGCTGCGTTGACCCTGTGGGACGGGGGATGTTCTTCAGAGCCATGGCTGGACCTGAAGACCCCCCAAGTGATGGGGACCTCCACCAGCCTCAGTGACCTCTCCAAAGGGCCCCAAACCAACTTTCCAAATCCTCCCCATCACCCTTCTCCACACAGCACAGGGCCTGTCCTTCAGAAGATACCTCATGCCTACTGATGAAGGTGAAGGACACTTGTGGGTGACCCATCCTACCCCATGCTCTGTAACAATGGTGTCTATGAAGCTTGGGATTCAGGAACACATTCAGGCTTGGGACCTGCTGTAGACCAGATAATCTCCTTTGGGGCAGCAGATACTCagggtggttttgttgtgtCACCACCCTGTGTCACAGGATGTATCACAGTTATCCTTTGGCCAAGGAGAGTGCAACTCATCCCTTGGATCCTCAGATATGGGACATCTTGTTGAAAGCTGCCTTTATCCTGACACTTCCCCGATCTTCTTGAAGTTAGTGAGTCAATTTAGGCATGTAGGTTTTATatgtttctgctccagctgtgACCACAAGTCTGGAGAAGCTTGGGCAGGTGGACATATAACCTGTTCTTTGGATGTCCAGGAACAACTCAATGGGCATAACTGCATTAATCCACTGGTAAAGGTGGACAAGCACTGCCTGGCCCTGAAGATATTCAAGTTATTCCAAGGTGGTTTAATTAAAGACTTGCCGTTCGCAGATAAACCAGTGCTAGAAGGACCACCAGATCCAGCCCTGGCCCTGAGCAGTGTATCCTGGGGTTTATGTCTTAGCATTGTGTGCCTTGACACCCAAGCAGTGTGTTTTGGActtccagaaggaaaaagggaaccTGTCCCATGACCGTGGTCCTTCAGGCCAGGGAAGGAGCCCAGCCACCCAGGTGGGAGAACAGCATGTTGGGGTGGCTGTGTGTGGGCAAGGGGGCTGCAAAGTTTTTGGTCTTGATTCAAGCCACCGAAAGCCAGAAGTAAAATACCATCCATTGTTGGTTTATACACCCGTAGTAGCCAAACAAACATCCCTGGAGCCTGTCCTTATCACTTTATTACACCTGCTAGAGTGAATAGATTAAAGagaatggggggggggggcgggggagggaaAGCAGAAGAATCCAGCAGAAAAACTGGGTTTTGGGATTGTTAATTATTCTCTGGGGTCTCTAATCTTTAACTGGCAAACAGCATCACTAACTGTCTTAAAGCCCCTCCTGGAACATCCTGATAATAAGCCATCTGCATGAAGGCACCCCGTTATCTGCCCTCCTCCAGCCGCCTCTGACATGGCTGGAATGGGAGATAATGGATGTGTGGTGTGTAATAACGACACGTCATTCATGATTATCGGCCTGATACCCAACCTTTTAGCTCCATTGTTTGTGCTtcaaaaaaggaggagagaaaaaataaaaaaagaaaaggaggagggaaagaagaaaaaggggaatTTTTGGTGCTACGGGCTGTCCCGGGGTCCCCGAAGTGCCTCCCTGCCAAAGGGGCTGGAGCTCACAGCATCTCCCAGAGGGCTTGCCGGTACCCTGGAAGGACTTGCCAGTGGATTGGTGGCTGCTGTAGTCATGGTGATGGAGGGAGAGAGCCGAGACAGCACAGAAATGTCACTGCTTGGCAGGAGGACGTTTGGGGCAAATGCTCGGGCGATTAGATCTGTGTCACCGGGTGCTGCCTGGCTTCTCGCGCTGTTTTTGCTGCTCTCAAAGCCGTTTAGCGGTGGCTTGGCAGAGGAGGTTATCTTGAACACGCTGCTGTCCAGAAACTGCCAGCATCTGAAGGTGAGGGGGGTGTTTGGGTTGCCCGCTTTGACCTGCATGagatgaaaagcagaagaattttCTCCTGGTTGCCTCTGTGTTACGGCTCTGCAATGCAGCAGTGCTGCCAGATACCCCCCAAAGCTTTGGTCTTTCCAACTGCAAACCTGGGTTAAACACGGTTCTTAAGGACTTTGAAGTGTTTGGCTCAGGTTACTCTGATTATTGTCAGAACTACCTagaataattatatatataatatgcatttttttttttcattaaaatgtcagtagtttcttctccctttcccaaGCACATTTTAGAGTGGTGGCCTCAGAACACAGGGCTGGGAGGCCAAGCTGGGCATGGTatggacagagggacagacagctgctgtggGTCCTCATCACATGTAACTTTCCCTGCTCTATCCTTTCCCTATGCCCAAATCAGAAGATGCTGTAGGGACATCTTCAAACATCacctgttttcctttgcaaCCCACCACCAAGGAGTCTGGGTTCGGTCTTTGTGGTCAAGCGCTCCACAAGTTTGTTGCTTGGACCACAAGCCAGAAGGTGCACGAGCAGAGCTGCAAGGTGGCCAGGCAGGCTTGTTCCCAGACATGGGAAATATCTGAGGAATAGGGCCAGTAAATAAAGTTGCATCAAACTGCTGTCCTCCAACAGCCTTGCTGTGCtggagatgaggaggaggagagctggcGTCTGGCCTTTGAGACCAGCCTGCATCCACCAGCAGTGCAAGCGTGGTGGCATCGGCACCTCCACACCCTGCAGCCAGTCTCCTCCTGGGGGTGAGATGGGGAGGGTCAGGAGAAGGGGATCTCAGTCTCCAGCTGCCTTGCAAAATACTCTCTGCACCTTGCTGGTTGTTCACAGCATACCTGTCCCATTAGTCCCCTAGACAGTCAAAATGAAGGTTTAGATCCAGTCCTAGAGGAGTTTTGTTTCTCAAACTCAGGGTGCAACACAGAGGGGGAGCAGGGGGCTGCAGTTTATGCAGATGTGGAGATGCTCAGATTTGGCTGTCCTGGTCCGGCCACAAGCAGAGCTGAGCTCCCAAGACAGATGGGCACAGCTGCAGCATgtaggaggttgtagcatggaggctGTTGGTCTTtcctcccaagtagcaagtgatgagGGGAAagggcctcaagttgcaccgggggaggtttagattgggtattagagaaaatttcttcacagaaagggttgttgagcattggaacaggctgccaaagggaagttgtggagtcaccatccctggatgtgtttaaaagacatgtaggtgcggttcttagggacatgatttagtgctggGGTGAGATTaatggttgaactcaatgatcttgagggtctcttccaaccaaaatggttctatgactACATTAGTGCCTACAGGGGTGCTGGTGATGCTATTGCCATAGGGCGAGAGCTGGACAGTCTTGTATCTCACTGTGGCATGGCACGGCATGTGTGCAGccctctgtgcctcagtttcccctggtgCCTGCCAGCTGCCTGGGCACTCAGAGTGACAAGCTTTCCCTGTGCTGTGGGTGACACCACCATCCTGCTCAGGACTGTGATGGAGCAGtgccagctgtgctgccctgcaCAGCTGAGGGTGGGGATGGCGATGCCCCCAAGGATGGGGCCCATCAGCTGCCCTACTGGGCCTGGCCATGCTCCCTGCCAAGCCCAGGGAGTTTTGCAGGGACCAGGGAGGACTTCAGGTTTTTCTGGGTCTCCCACTGCCACCTAGCGATCCATTTCCCACCCTAGACATTCAGGTCACCCAGCACCTCCCCCTTGGCTTGCAAGCCCACCTATGGCTGGTGCTGGGGTCTGCACtgggtccctgcacccccaaaatgAGCCCGTCCCCAGGGCCAGTGCCCATCTATGCCCTTCGGACAGCTGACTCATAGCGAGGTGTCAGCCCTCGGCTTCTGCAGAAAAGGGCTTGAGACAGGATTGTGCTCCCTCTTGGGGCTTTTTGATTTGCAAGATGATTTTGTTCTGGCTGCCACCATTTGAGTGGGAGCGtgtgatttctgttttgttttgtttgaccACATATTGGTTTGGTTATTTTCTTACCGTGGAAAGTCTGGAGGCAGAGGGAAGGGTTTAGTGACATATGGTACAGGAGGGGTGGAAACAGGTTCCTCAGGCTCAATGGGGAGTAAAGCCACTGAAACAGCTCTTGTGACTTGAGAAAACACTCACAGGGCTGCACCCTCGGGCACAGCCTTGCCTCTGGGCTGCCAGGACTCATCCTGTATCCCCTGGCCCCCCAAATGCAAAGGAAGCCAAAGCCATGCTCGAAGAGCATCTCAGGCTAGAAAttaggaagagattttttacaatgagggtggtaaaacactgacacaagttgcccagagaggtggtagatgccccatccctggcaacattcaaggccaggctggatggggctctgagcaacctgatccagttgaagatgtccctgctcatggcaggagagttggactagatgacctttgaaggccccttcTAATCCACACTATCCTATGTTTTTATGATTCCATGAGGCTTGATGCTCATTTCAGACAGGAAGACAAGCCTGATGACGTGTCATTCTGAGGGCAATGAATGCTTTCCCTGGGTAAGCCGGTGTCACATCTCGGCCTTGGCtcctgagcaccctgagcttgAATAAGTTCAGCACCGAGGCAGAAAACCCCCTGGTCTTTGTCACCATAATGGTGGGCAcactgccagccccagcacGGATTAGCAGGAATAATAGGATGGAGTATGGGCATGCATCGTGGCTGCAGGGAGGAGAAGGTCAGAGAAgccaaagggaagggagaaactcatgaCTTGAGTTGCCCATGACTATGGATTGGAGGTAGGAAAAGGGGAGCTCCATGGAGTCGAGGACATCAGACAGTAGGATTGCTACTGTGGGTCCCTCATGTGAAGATCTGCAGCACACTCACAAATTAAACAATGTCATATAGCTGGGTGCCTTACAAGGTCCATGTACAGGTCGAATTGGGGGTTGAGACTTTGGACAGCACCAGTGAAGTTGTTTTGGGGTCTCCTGTGGCACCAACCCAGTTACCAGACTGTCTGGTCTGGATCTGTCCAGCACCTTTTAGTGACAAAATAACTCAGAAATCCCCCCCCGAGTggagcagccaggctggtgAAGTTGCTGTCACAGCGTCAAATGAAACTTTTATTGACAATACAGAAATTGTCACTAGTGACAAAGTCCCTTGAAAATGGGTTTGACCATGGGTTACTGAGCAGGGTGGATTTTTACCATCTGGCTCCCTCATAGTTATTTAATAACCAGTAACAACTGTTGAGCATGGAGCCAAGTGGGTATGGGTTGCCTTGAAGGTCAAGTGAGTTGTCAAGTGTTGAGCTGATAAGGAGGGGACATAGGGAACAGAGTGACTAAACCCACGTTTAAGTAGATTTGGGACAAGGGTCTTAGCTTGGGTGACAGTAAAATCGGGTGCCTAATCCAGCCTCTGCATTTACCGTTTCACTGGTGGATGGGAGAGAAACACATTTCTCATGTATTTCAGAGGTTCCATGGCAAGAGGAGCCACGAAAACTTGGTCTGACACTCTTTAGCCCAGCCTGGGGGTGATAACCCAGGGGTTTCTGCAGGGGAAGAAACCACGGAAGTTCAAAAGAGAAAGTGAAACAGCCACAAAGCTGCAAGTAGAGAAAAGTGAAAGGGGTCAGAAGTGGTCTGGTCATCATAGGGATTGGGCCAAGGCCAGAAACAGTCTGCTTGTCAGCAGGAGAACCTACAGCCCTGTTGTTCCCAGGCATCCCAATAGA is from Columba livia isolate bColLiv1 breed racing homer chromosome 8, bColLiv1.pat.W.v2, whole genome shotgun sequence and encodes:
- the PDZK1IP1 gene encoding PDZK1-interacting protein 1, encoding MPARCLLCLLLGLLLAPEPACCQQARGSLQPWSQGVIAVIVFLVLVAIAFMVNKFWCKEKVENVETVVSVEGKHEAVMSNGHEGRYVTTAADFRSKESQHAYENVLEPEERVITTAM